The genomic window ATTCGTGGGCACATTAcgattaaacatttttttgattGGTTAATTATTTCAGTCTAACTCCTGTACAAGCATTCCTCAATTACTgtagtaaataataaatacatacctGTGGTGTACTGGCTGTGATACTTGTAGAGCTTTATAAGGACAGGGGAAGGAACCACCAGGAAATCCTTGAGAGAGGTCGAGGCAGAGTGAGCGACGACTGGAAACCTCTCACACAGACGACCCAGGCCCTGAAACAGAGCGGGAGACCGTCAGAGGAAATATCAGAAATTCATGACATGCGACGCGGGTCTGAGTCAGCTTCGAAACCGGGCGAGCAATGGGATACTTTTAATGGAGTCATAACCCCATGTAAATGTGCCTTGTGTAAATTCCATCTCTCCTGGAGCAACTCTCTTAGCGCTCTGACGAGCAGCATTATACCTGTAGGCAACAGATGAGCAGGGGCATGTGAGCAATGATGACTTTTACTGGAGGTCTTGGACTGCAGCTTCTCTGACAGTTTGGTGCACAAATTCTCGGCtcctggaaaaaagaaaaaaaacacccttgAAGGAAAAGTGATTGGAGCAAATAAACACATCCAGTTGGTGATTACGACATCTGAACACGGTGCTCTGGTACAATCGATTACCTTGCTCATCTTTGACAGCCCACACCATGAGGTCCACGCAGGCGGCGTTGGCTTGGCAACGGAGCTTGAGAGGGCTCTGCTCCACCGGCAACCCCCCCCGTGTCATGAAGTACCCGCTGCAGCTCTGACTGGCTGCTGCTGAACTGTTCCAGCACAAAGTCGTGCACCTGCCGAACAAATGCTGGGCTGCAAGGctgagaaacacaaagagagtTTTTGTCAAGgtaataattataacaataacaacctttatttatatagcacttttaaaaacaaagtttaCAAAGTGTTTGACGAGAGAAAGACGAACAaagataaagaaatatattaaaacatgttaaatgttaGGACAAATTACAATaagtaaatgaaaacaatacatttaaagtattaaaatcATTACATAATAAAAGTGAAGAGAATGCATTTGTAAATGGATAGAAATGAAAGATTTAGACCACAAACCCCTGTGAAAGAATACAAATATGCTATTAAGATGGATTTAAGAGGAACAGTTCAACCCGAAATTCAAGGCAGAAAGTTCCATTATATTAGACATCTCTACAGCTGTTAACtggagaaaaaataataataaaataaatatatatatatatatatatatatatatatatatatatatatatatatatatatatatatatatatatatatatatatagcactaCAACTAAGAGgcaaaaatatgtgttttttgatattggggtgaactgtcccttttaaaaGAGGATAAGGAGCTTCCCATTCTGATTTCCTCAGGGAGGTTATTCAAGAAAGTAGGGGCCGTAACAGAGAAAGCCTGCTCATCTTTGGGGGCAATCAATTATAAAATTCCCCGGGAGCCAATGAGGAAAAGCTCTTTTTTGAGGGGGTTTTGGTGGTGAGTCTGGCCGCTGCATTTCAGACAAGCTAAGAGTAGTTTTCAAAGATGACACCAACATTTTTGGATCACAGAGCTCAGATGAAGTATTCTATTTAATAGACCACAATGCAACAATAATCCCAGGGCTGTGTGTTGTGCACAATAAATGGTTGGTGATGCTTTACCTTTCatgtagtacagtgtgtccCGCAGCATTTTGAACACGCACACATAGAGAGTGTCACTGAAGGTTTTGTAATAGAGGTTGATTCCAGGATTAGACTTAACGGCAAACAGAAGAGACAGAGAATATTAATGAACAGATAACGGAATAAGCTTTAAATTGACCATTTATAATGTGGGTGCATAGTTACCTCTCGGACCTCTGCCATGGTGTCGTCCAGAGCTTTCAGAAACGAGTCGGAGACAAACTTCTTCACCTGCAAATCGACAATACTCAGAACCTCTGGTAAAGACGTATACAGGACGGGACACAGACGATCTCGGTTAAGCGGGTAGCGGGCTACTGTACCATGCCCAGGAGCTGTCGGAGCAGATCAACGGGCACCTCCACCTCGTTTTCATCTCCCATGAAGAGAGGGGACACTGAGAAACTGGAGCTGACTGTGAGAAATAGTAGTCGGGATCTACTGTGCTGGTGTCTGGGAGGTAGGCGcctgaaattaaaaaagggacaaGACATGAGAAAGACTTTACCCAAATCAAAAAACACTTTCCTGTATGCTTGACATTACAATAAATTGCCCCAATTTATATTCTACATTTAGGAAACGTGCAGATAAGCAATACGCAAGTACGTGGTTGCTACACCATATAACATGATGGCtctggatgatgataatgatgatgagcTAGGACAAGTTTAAGGACATTGGTCAAGCATAAATCGAATTTTACCTTCAAAGAAATGTGGTCCGGCGGCTGTCGGAGAGCAGGGTGAGTGGCTCCCTGGATCTGAAGAGACCTATGAGACGGCACATTACAAAGCATTTCTTTAACCACGAACTAAACACAACTACGTCTCTCTCTATTAGACGTTTGTGTAAAAATTGACCTTGGGTGCAGGTGAACgtttgtgtaaaaataaaaatccctcCAGGTGTTCCCGAGATATAGTGACAATGGCTCGGACATGAGGGCACAGTGACCTGTGACCCTTGACCCAACAAAATCTCATCAGTTCATCAACAATCCCAAAGCATGTTGAGAATATTAGAACTTTTACCTCAGATAATTACACAAAAACGTGTCTTGAATCCAATCGGCTCCATCACACCATACGCACCCctacacccccccacccacacacacacacacctgtgcagaGGGGTTGGTCCCGGTTGCTTCTGCGCAGACTGTCGCTCTGGCACACCGTGAGCAGCGAAGAAGGCATGATGGAGCGAAAGTCGTTGAAGGACCTGCGCCGCACGCCCTCGCTTTCCTCGGTGACGCAGCGGACCTGGGGGATGTCTTTGGGGAACAGCTTGGACAGCAGAGCTTCGTCTGTGTAGCTGTAGCGACCAAATGCTCGAGTCACGCCGAGCAGACCGGGGACGACGTACCTGCACAAGTAGACTGGAGGCAAGAGAGCATCCAtgaagctttttgttttgtgagggattaatgtgtgtgtatgttgtgtgtgtgtgtgtactataccgttatcattattatcaggTGCTTGACACATGTCCTGCAGGGACTGCATGGACCTCCATTATAGTGTTTATGATCTGCAGGGGAAACAGTAACTTAGTACTACACTGCAGTACAGCTTGACTTGAGAAACTATATACTATCAACACGTTTAAGCCGACCTCTTGTCGGGAGTCTGGGTCCCTCTGAGCCACGTCTGACAAAAGGGTCACTAGACAGTAGCTGAAGTTTTCCGCAACCGGGAGAAATTCTAAAGAGCAGAAACGACAAAGGCCCACAGTTAAATGTCACATGCGGGTGCAGCAAGAAGTGGCGCTTTAATGGACCTTGATAAGGTGGTGTTGAAAATGAGTAAGAATGACTACAAATATTACTGAGTGCAGCGTCACAGCAAGTATATGAAGGACATTGTCAAACTGAAGGCCCCCACTGGAAGAGGATTGTTCTCaccctttcctttctttcccgAGCTTTCTTCGATCCATTGACCCGTGGCAGCCCTCTCAATAGGCTCAGCAAGTAGGGAACAAGTATGTTCTTTGTGCTGGCCGGAGAGAGAATCAAATTCATTACACGTCACAAGCTATCGCACACGTTGGCACAGAGCAGCACTTTTTGTTTACCTCACAAGCATTGATAAATCAAAGATAAATGTAAAGGAAAacgttatatatttatatatacacacacacaacacacacatatatatatatatatacacacacgttcttttttaatatgtgtgtatatatatatataatatataatatatatatatatatatattatatatatatatatatatatatatatatatatatatagagttcCAAGATGAAAAGTGAAGATACCCTCTCTGCATAATCAGTTCTTTGCACACTGCGTCTCAGTTTGATGAGGTTAGAGGCTTTACTTGGCCAGCTAATCGCCAGTTTAATCAGATTATGGGAATAAGATTAACATGGCAATGTATGTGTGCAGTCATGCAGAGAGGCTGGTAGCAAAAGTGGATTAAAAGCACTGAATataatgcaaagaaaaaaaaaaaaatgctaaactACGTATCTTGTGCAATGTTTCAATCTTAACCATATTATCCACTACCTACAGGGACTATGTTTGAAGCGATAAAGAAACCCACACAACGGCTCAGTGCGgcctgacttctttttttaaactggccACCACCCACCTGTAAGCCAGATTCCACCAGAAACAAAGCCAACGCAATAACGGCATCTCTGCGACGCACATCCAGGGTGAACACGACGCGGGCTTCCACTGGACACATGCATTGTAGCTTCTgcgacctaaaaaaaaaagagcacaagAAGATCTTGAAAAGGATGATGTTAATGAAACTTGTGACAGAGATCAGGCACATTGGATTTTATTGCCCAGTTTTTGCAGTGCTGAGAGTGATGCACTGTTCTAATACCGGAGTTCACCGGAAAATCAAGAAACTGCACTGTGGTTTTGCCACGTACATTACATGTATGCATATTGCTCTTGGTTCACATGCCTTtctattttacatttacattgttttgttgcattatttgtacatttgtgtTCTACCCTGTCTATTTCCCTCCTGGAGATCAAAAAGTGAACTGTATGTTGCCATCAAGGTGGAAACCATAAGCTATTTTTTGCTGCAGCCGCATATAACTGGTATCATAATAAACAAGGATGTATATTTGATATAGAGCGTGACGTCACTATGCCTCATTTCCATAAAAACACATCTGAACTGGGCGTTACATAAAACCCAAATTATGCTCCATAAAACAGCAATTACTCAGTGACAGCGTGATGATCGCCTCCATGTGTCCCCCTTATATTTTGTTTGATGGAATAACATTGAAATAGAACTTTGccaaacacatctttttctgCACTTATCTTTCCTTTATTGcccaaaaaaaactacaaaaaaaccACAGTAATTTCACGTCAGACCCGACCGTTCCCGCAACAGTTTGCTATCGTGTAAATGATGCGAAACAGCGCGCACTCCGAAGCCTTCCTCTGTCAACCTGTTTGACTGCAGTTGCTGAACCACACGAACCGCAACGCCACTTCGTTCcgcatgtatttatattattctacttcttctactactgctactaataACAAGATAAAGTGGGTCTCCCCGTCTACAGACTCACACGGCTGTCAAATGTGAGCTCGGTTGTCACGTCATGATCACAAAATAAGCCACCGACTGAGCGCGGAAGTAGGAGCGACAACCCCGGACTGCACAGTAGTTTTAACGTTAGCTAATTAACGTTAACACAACATTTGTATCTTGAGCTCACTCcgttttcctcctctcaccttttcGACCGGCGCCGGACGGTGATCGGCTAAAGAGCGGGCCAGCGACAGGACTGTGTTGAAGTAAAACCCTCTCGTACCGCCTCCCGAGACAGACATGTTTGCCCCTACATCAAACGAGCGAAATTCAGGAGTGGAGACCGtagagcagctgcagctggcgGAGCCGCAGTACGGCGACGCAGCGCGGACAATCCAAACGAGGGTGCGCAGGCGCATTGGCAGCATTGCATTTGACGTACGGTCTTCTGGCGTTTGACCgtaacaaatattattttaataaaggcGACGGTTAAACAAGACGCTCTCGCACCTGGTGCCAtgttaaatcatatttatatattcatatatatatataatttaacgAGCGACAGTGTGCGTTTTAGTTGCGCAGGATTAACTGGTGGGACAGCACGCGGTGACGTCACCAAACATGACCGGAAGTGCTCAGTTGCTAACAATCAGCTGACAGAGCGACAACATCTACAGATCCCACGGTTTGTCTATTACATTTACCGTAACTGTGCTCGTTACAATTTTACTTTAGCCATCATCTGTTCTACGGGGAGAAAACGTCCATGTTGGCCAAGCGCCGTCTTATATTTATCGGTGTGGTTATTTAGTTAGCTTAGCGTGCGATCCTCGTTGATTTAACGTGAGCAACCAGCTGACACGCATAGCTACCGGAGCAATAGTGTCATTAATGTTCGTCGATATGATGTTTCGCGTGAAACATGTTGACAGCTGAAGATAACAATCTAAGGAAAGCGTTCACAAATTGGGATAACGTGTCAAATCAACATGTCAGTTGGACCTCACATAATTCTTCAGGATGTTTTCGACTAAGCAAGCAACTTAATATCAGAattgatacatgtatttattcatcttaCTATTGAGTAGCAAACCAGATAGTTTTATAATGTCTAAAGATGATACACCTAAATAAATAGCATATATGCAATGAAGTGATATGAAATGAAGATaaacaactctgtgtgtgtgtgtgtgtgtgtgtttgtgtgtttttctctttgccCCACAGATGGCCTACCCTAAATCCTACAACCCGTTtgcggaggacgaggaggacgattTCAGGCCCAAAAGAAGGGAGtttgacgacgacgacgatgacgacgaccCCGGCGACAGTGGGCTGAGCGAACCGGAGAGGAGACAGCGGCACCTCCAGCAGCAAGTGATGCGCACGGCTCAGTCTGCCGTGGACAGTAGCCACCGCTCCCTCGGGCTCATCTATGAATCTGAGAAGATTGGTGTGGACACTGCAGAGGTACGTAACTAGTAACCGGCTTTACTCTGGCACGCAGAATATTATATTGACGGTAAacatctctgtgtctctatAGGAGCTGGTTCGACAAGGTGAGGTTCTGAAGAGGACCGACAAGATGATGGACAACATGGATCAGGACCTGAAGACCAGCCAGAAGCACATTGACGGCATCAAGAGCATGTGGGGCGGCCTCGTCAACTACTTCAGGGCCAAGCCGGAGACAAAGCCACCGCCCGAGGAGCCAAAGGCCTACCAGGCCAACGACCGGTAAGATTCAGTATATTCTAATAATATGATACAACTtactatattttataaaatgttgtaGGAATCTCTGTACATCGTCTGTATTCATTTTGGTTATATTATGAGTTGTTaagacacaaagacaatttaggtacaccatttttttttttagcatctaaaatgtatttcttcttatcttttgaaatatatgttttgtgtgtgcaatACGATTTTAAACCTGGTTCAAATACGGTTGACAGATGTCAATGTCGGCATAAAAGACAAATTATGATGTGGGATTGAAGTTTCTGAACTTATTTGAACCTGCTCTAACTGAATAAAAATACGGCTTAGCCAGTTTAAtcatcacaaacacatacagtatattttaaagAGCGTTTAAAAAACACTCTTATAAAACCCACGTCTACTGAATGCATCCTTGAAGCATCATAACGGctcattcaaataaaataaaattacaaaatcaaAATATATTCTATTTCCCAGCTTTAAACTCAAAATGTTTCGTTAGTTTCATTTATTGACTTGTATATCTCAATgcaaattatataaaataccttttacattattaaataatgaaagaacTAAAACATTAGGTTCCAACAGTATTCCATATTCTGTCGAcacattaataaaatacattttaccaATCACGCTAACATTTTCAGGCAGTTATGGAACAAAACTAAGTCACCTTTATGTTCCTAGAAATATTGAATGCCGATGTGTCCAAAATCTTCTCTGACGATACAGGtcgtttcatttaattaatttctcgATTCATATATCACAGTTTAGCATGATTTCTTGTAATTCAATACATTGAAAATAACCACATGGTTTTGTACTCTCCTATGTGAATTATATACAAATACTTTGTCATTTAATCAAGAACTGTAGTGGCTTTATTTAGATGATCGTAATAGTGTATCACAATATGTCGAcattatacatattaaataactTGATgtaatcatatataatatatatatatatatatatattatatgattacATCAAGTTAtttagtgtatatataatgtcttCGCGTCACacactgtgtgtttgagagttCTGGCGCCGAGTTTCAAGTCATGTTTTACAACAAAAGCCTCCATAACTGATCCGTGTTGGAGCAACGCTGCCGTCCCGTTTGTGCTCTCGGCCTTTCACCAGCTTCTCGTCAGTGTCCTTCGCTATAAAAACCAACCGAGCCGTGCTTGTCTGACTCTCTCAGATTACAGACGGCCATGTCCAGCAGCCGAGGACACGAAGATAAGTACCAGGCCAGCCACCCCAATCTCAGAAAGC from Cyclopterus lumpus isolate fCycLum1 chromosome 9, fCycLum1.pri, whole genome shotgun sequence includes these protein-coding regions:
- the snap29 gene encoding synaptosomal-associated protein 29, translated to MAYPKSYNPFAEDEEDDFRPKRREFDDDDDDDDPGDSGLSEPERRQRHLQQQVMRTAQSAVDSSHRSLGLIYESEKIGVDTAEELVRQGEVLKRTDKMMDNMDQDLKTSQKHIDGIKSMWGGLVNYFRAKPETKPPPEEPKAYQANDRLQTAMSSSRGHEDKYQASHPNLRKLDTGGFGASDDGSSGKNGYPQNRHLREAHQTLDNNLDEMCGGLSRLKSLGLGLQSEIDDQDDSLDSLMNKVDKMDLKIHNTNQQIKNLK